The sequence TTTTACTTCGCAATCTTCGATCACATCTTTGAGATGGTGCACCTGGAAGTTGCTCACACCGATTGCCCGCACCCATCCTTCTTTATACAGCTTCTCGAGCGCTTTCCACGTTTCTTTGTATTTTCCTTTCACCGGCCAATGTACCAAGTACAAGTCCACATATTCCAGACCTAATTTCTTGCGGCTGGTTTCAAATGCCTTCAAGGTGGATTCGTACCCTTGATCGGCATTCCACACTTTGGTCGTGATAAACAATTCCTCGCGCGGTACACCGCATTCCTTGATCGCTCTGCCGACACCCTCTTCGTTTTGATAAACTGCCGCCGTGTCCACGCTGCGATAGCCGGTTTGGATCGCCGATTTTACCGCATTTTCCACTTCGCTTCCTTCTTTTGCTTTCCAAACGCCCAAGCCGAGCCATGGGAATTTCACGCCGTTAGCCAAAACCGTCGTATCTGCAATATGTTTCGCCATCTATGTATTCCCCCCGCCATTTGAGTTGAGCCTACCTCAAGTGGTTGATCCCCTCTGAACAATCACTAAACATAAAGAAGTTTCTTTATTATTTTACATAAAAAACAATCCAAGATCAAGGGTAGTTTGAAGAATCAGTCATCAGATCATGCAACCGACCAATCAAAGATTGCATGATTGCCTTTCTTTTTATATAATTAATAAAGTTAACATTTTATGCATCGGAAAGGAGGCGCGATGTGAGCACCCGGCAGGAACTGCTTCATGAATTGGAGATTTCCCTTCGAACCTTGATTCGCAAATTGCGAAAGGAATTGCAAGCCGTTTTGGGTGAAACCATTTCCAACGGTGATTTCTTCATCCTCAAACAGCTGCAGGAGAGGGGACCGCAAACCGTGTCGGAGCTCGCCCAGGAACTCGAGGTTTCCGCCAGCCACATTACCAATGTGACTGATCGATTGGTGAACAAAGGATGGGTGGAGCGCCAACGTTCCCGCCGCGACAAACGAGTGGTAGAACTGCGGATCACAAACGAAGGGGAAACGATCATCCGGGAGTTGGGAGAGAAAAAACGGGCTTATTTCCAGCGTCGGTTCGATTGTTTGACGACGGAAGAGATTGAAACGCTGACGCGTCTGTTTCAGAAATTGATCTGACAGACGCGCTTTATTTGATCATTATTTCACTACATAAACTTTTCTGTGGTCTAATGAAAAAGGGGGAAAATGGATGGAGCACCTGGATACGAAGCGGAAAATGACAATCATGGTGGCGATCATGGCATCCATGTTGTTTGCCGCACTCAACCAGACGATCGTCGGCAACGCGTTGCCCCGCATCGTTTCCAAACTGGGGGGCATGTCCTATTTCAACTGGGTGTTCACCATCTACATGCTGACGTCCAGCATCACAGCCATCCTGGTCGGGAAACTCTCCGACATCTACGGCCGGAAGCCGTTTCTGTTAATCGGGATCGGTCTCTTCGTGACGGGTTCCCTTTTGTGCGGCACCGCCACCAACATCTTTGAACTCATTCTGTATCGCGGGTTTCAGGGATTGGGCGGTGGAATGATCATGTCCACGGCATTCACCTCCGTCGGTGATCTGTTTCCGCCCCGCGAACGGGGACGATGGCAGGGCGCCCTGAGTGCCGCGTTTGGAGTGGCCAGCGTGCTGGGACCCACATTGGGCGGGTATATTGTGGATCATTGGGAATGGCACTGGGTCTTTTGGATCTTTCTTCCCTTCGGACTGGTGGCGTTTATGTTGATCTGGTGGCTGTTCCCCTCGGTCAGCCGCAAAGAGAAGGAACCGATCGACATGGCGGGGGCGGCTTTGCTTGTGTTGACCATCACGCCGATATTGCTGGCCTTCTCTTGGGCAGGGAGTAAATACGCCTGGTCCTCCCCCATCATCATCGGCCTGTTCAGCGGTTCGATGCTGGCACTGGTTCTGTTCATTTGGGTAGAGCAAAGAGCGAAAAATCCGGTCTTACCCTTGCATCTGTTCGGCAACCGCGTATTTACCTTATCTAACCTGGTGAATTTCACATTAGGGATCGGTATGTTCGGGGCCATCATCTACACCCCGTTCTTCATCCAGGGTGTGATCGGCACTTCTGCCACCCAATCCAGTTTCGTGACCATCCCGCTTACCTTGAGCATGGTCGTCGCGAGTATCATCGGCGGTCAAATCGTCTCACGGACGGGGAGATACAAAGGTCTCGCCCTGTTCGGCATTTTGCTCATGGCAAGCGGCATGTATCTGATGTCGTTGTTGGACACCGATGCCACAAACGGATCCGTCGTTCTATATATGATCGTGATCGGGACGGGATTGGGAATCGCTTTCCCCATTTTCACGCTGACGGTGCAAAATGCAGTAGAACACCGCCATCTCGGTGTGGCCACTTCTTCCACCCAACTGTTCCGGCAAATGGGAGGAACCGTTGGAGTAGCCGTGATGGGAACGATCCTGTCCAGCCATATGAAAGACGAAATGTCACGTTTAGCGACACAACATCCAGCACAACCAGCCCTGTCCCACGCGTTGGCGCAGAAACTGAGTGCCCTGCACAACCCGCAGATCCTGTTGAACCCGGACCGATTGGCGCAGATTCGGCACAGTCTTCCGGAAGCCATGTCGGGAATGTTTGACCATGTTATTCGGATGTTGAGGACGACACTGGCACACGCACTGGACAGCGTATTTTTAACGGGAGCAATCGTGCTGTTCACGGCACTGGTCTTCACCTTGTGGCTGAAAGAGATTCCGCTGCGCACCTCCAACCGATCTGAGGACACCCCGCAACGGGAAGGATCAGTCGGTCATGTTGCTGAGGAACAAGCAACCCCGTAACTTGGTCATCACACCTGTCCATCCGGGCAGGTATTTTTTATGAAAAAAACAAAAGGACTTTACGAAAAAATCGAAAAGTGATGATAAAAAAAGAGAGAGACGAAAGTCCCAAGACCAAAGGAGGATGTCGCGTGAATCATTATGGTTGGAAGCGGCCGATTGTCGGACTGGTCCTGGTATTGGTGGTCTTCGGGATGATGCCGATCCTGTCCCCCGTCCATCGGGCAGATGCCGCCTCTTACACATCCGTTGTATCGGACGTAGTGGATGGTGACACCATTCATTTGCAAACACCGGTATTGGGCTCCACCACTGTTCGGCTGGTGTCCATCGATACCCCTGAAACCAATTACAATGGGCAAAACCAGGGACACCACGCCTATGAAGCATCGGACTATCTCAAACAGCTCCTGCCTCCCGGCACACCGGTGACCATCGAGACTGACGTGGAGGAAAAGGACAACTACGGCCGCGTTCTGGGTCATGTATGGAAAGGCAATCTCGACGTCAACAAGGAGATCTTACGCCAAGGCCATGCTGTGACGTATTACATCTATCCCAACATGAAGTATTACGAGGAATATCGCGCCGCGATGCTCGAAGCGAAACAAGCAGGACGGGGGATTTGGAATCCAGCCGACCCGCTGACGGAACTGCCGTTTGAATTTCGCCTGCGCATCGGTGGACGCCAACCGGACAAATATGTAGGTGATTATTACACCAAAACCTACGTGGATCCAGCCGACTATCAACAGATTCCGGTCGAAAACCGCGTCTTTTTCTGGACGGAAGCCGATGCGCAATCAGCCGGATACACGCGCAACAACGGGGGAGCCACCGGCTCGGTCTTGATCAATGAGGTCCTGCCGGCACCCAACACGGCATTTTCCAAGGAATTCGTGGAATTGTACAATCCGTCCGACAGCCCGGTCAATATCGGCGGCTACATCATCGACGACATCGTCGGCGGTGGTTCGTCTCCCTACACGATCCCGTCCGGCACCACCATCCCCGCCCATGGATACTGGGTATGGGAAACCAACAACTATTTCAACAATACCGGTGATGATGTCACTTTGAAAGATTCCTCCGGAAAGGTCATCGACCAATATACCTATTCCTCCACAGCCTATGATGCGTCGTGGTACCGCTATCCTGACGGTGGAAATTGGTCCGCTACCCAAGATACCACCCCGACGAAGGGTGCGGCCAACC is a genomic window of Polycladomyces subterraneus containing:
- a CDS encoding MarR family winged helix-turn-helix transcriptional regulator, coding for MSTRQELLHELEISLRTLIRKLRKELQAVLGETISNGDFFILKQLQERGPQTVSELAQELEVSASHITNVTDRLVNKGWVERQRSRRDKRVVELRITNEGETIIRELGEKKRAYFQRRFDCLTTEEIETLTRLFQKLI
- a CDS encoding thermonuclease family protein, which gives rise to MNHYGWKRPIVGLVLVLVVFGMMPILSPVHRADAASYTSVVSDVVDGDTIHLQTPVLGSTTVRLVSIDTPETNYNGQNQGHHAYEASDYLKQLLPPGTPVTIETDVEEKDNYGRVLGHVWKGNLDVNKEILRQGHAVTYYIYPNMKYYEEYRAAMLEAKQAGRGIWNPADPLTELPFEFRLRIGGRQPDKYVGDYYTKTYVDPADYQQIPVENRVFFWTEADAQSAGYTRNNGGATGSVLINEVLPAPNTAFSKEFVELYNPSDSPVNIGGYIIDDIVGGGSSPYTIPSGTTIPAHGYWVWETNNYFNNTGDDVTLKDSSGKVIDQYTYSSTAYDASWYRYPDGGNWSATQDTTPTKGAANQ
- a CDS encoding aldo/keto reductase, with the translated sequence MAKHIADTTVLANGVKFPWLGLGVWKAKEGSEVENAVKSAIQTGYRSVDTAAVYQNEEGVGRAIKECGVPREELFITTKVWNADQGYESTLKAFETSRKKLGLEYVDLYLVHWPVKGKYKETWKALEKLYKEGWVRAIGVSNFQVHHLKDVIEDCEVKPMVNQVEFHPYLTQMELLAYCKEQNIQLEAWSPLMQGEVVNVPEIQELAKKYGKTPAQIVLRWDLQHGVVTIPKSVKEHRIKENADIFDFELTAEDMAKLDALNKNHRFGPDPDNFDF
- a CDS encoding MDR family MFS transporter produces the protein MEHLDTKRKMTIMVAIMASMLFAALNQTIVGNALPRIVSKLGGMSYFNWVFTIYMLTSSITAILVGKLSDIYGRKPFLLIGIGLFVTGSLLCGTATNIFELILYRGFQGLGGGMIMSTAFTSVGDLFPPRERGRWQGALSAAFGVASVLGPTLGGYIVDHWEWHWVFWIFLPFGLVAFMLIWWLFPSVSRKEKEPIDMAGAALLVLTITPILLAFSWAGSKYAWSSPIIIGLFSGSMLALVLFIWVEQRAKNPVLPLHLFGNRVFTLSNLVNFTLGIGMFGAIIYTPFFIQGVIGTSATQSSFVTIPLTLSMVVASIIGGQIVSRTGRYKGLALFGILLMASGMYLMSLLDTDATNGSVVLYMIVIGTGLGIAFPIFTLTVQNAVEHRHLGVATSSTQLFRQMGGTVGVAVMGTILSSHMKDEMSRLATQHPAQPALSHALAQKLSALHNPQILLNPDRLAQIRHSLPEAMSGMFDHVIRMLRTTLAHALDSVFLTGAIVLFTALVFTLWLKEIPLRTSNRSEDTPQREGSVGHVAEEQATP